A single genomic interval of Prunus dulcis chromosome 5, ALMONDv2, whole genome shotgun sequence harbors:
- the LOC117629318 gene encoding receptor-like protein 15 → MENQLVELCLQAASVSRDSIEKWRRQRRTLERLPSQLADSLLRRLISRRILFPSLLELFKHSVEELDLRGESSVDAEWIAYIGAFRYLRSLNLSDCRRLTTSALWPIAGLEILRELDLSRCSKVTDAGIRHLLTITTLEKLSISETGVSANGVMLLSSLRNLSVLDLGGLPVTDLALSSLQVLTKLQYLDLWGSKITDKGAAFLQMFPKLSFLNLAWTNVTKLPNLSSLECLNMSNCTINTLLEGDNNNKAPLTKLIVSGATFGNEFEAFHYIETTFLTFLDVSNSSIHRFYFLSHINALEHLDLSRSMIGDDSLELIACIGVNLKYLNLSHTRVSSAGVKTLTGHVPNLEFLSVSHTSVDDVAISYMSMMPSVKVIDLSSTNIKGVIHQVGPESDPVLSLSALQSLQHLGRLNLVDTQVTEAALYPLENFQELRELSLKSVSLTDISFNYTSSMPKLTNLRIHDGVLTNSGLNSYKPPSTLRMMDLRGCWLLTEDAILSFCKTHPHIEVRHELVHIYPSKQIVSSSASSSRSTLKASQAKQKQEVPVLPCFLDQRLKYSREELLALQYSSVSRAPPHDRDVVLPNTQSD, encoded by the exons atgGAGAACCAATTGGTGGAGCTTTGCTTACAAGCAGCCTCTGTAAGCAGGGATAGCATCGAGAAATGGCGGAGGCAGAGACGAACTCTCGAGCGCCTTCCTTCTCAGCTCGCCGACTCTCTCCTTCGCCGCCTCATCTCCCGTCGCATCCTCTTCCCTTCCTTGCTCGA ATTATTCAAACACAGCGTAGAGGAGCTTGATCTGAGAGGAGAGAGCTCTGTTGACGCCGAATGGATTGCATACATAGGAGCCTTTCGTTACTTGCGATCTTTAAATCTTTCTGATTGCCGTAGACTCACTACTTCTGCTCTTTGGCCTATTGCAG GGCTGGAGATTTTGAGGGAGTTGGACCTTTCTAGATGCTCCAAGGTTACTGATGCTGGCATTAGGCATCTTCTAACTATTACAACTTTGGAGAAATTGTCCATTTCTGAAACTGGTGTGTCTGCAAATGGGGTTATGCTTCTCTCTTCACTTAGAAACTTGTCTGTCCTGGACTTGGGTGGTTTGCCTGTCACTGATCTAGCACTGAGTTCTCTCCAG GTACTTACTAAACTACAATACCTTGACCTTTGGGGGAGTAAAATAACTGACAAAGGTGCTGCTTTTCTTCAAATGTTCCCTAAGTTGAGTTTCCTCAATCTAGCTTGGACCAATGTCACGAAGTTGCCAAATTTGTCATCCCTTGAATGTCTGAACATGAGTAATTGTACAATTAATACTCTACTTGAAggagataataataataaagctCCTTTAACCAAGCTTATTGTTTCTGGAGCTACATTCGGGAATGAGTTTGAAGCCTTCCATTATATTGAAACAACTTTTTTGACATTTTTGGATGTATCCAACTCTTCAATTCACAGATTCTACTTCTTATCTCATATAAATGCTCTGGAACATTTGGATCTCAGCCGTAGTATGATAGGGGATGATTCCCTTGAACTGATTGCATGTATTGGAGTAAATTTGAAATATCTAAATCTTAGCCACACCAGAGTCAGCTCTGCTGGAGTTAAAACTTTAACCGGACATGTACCCAATCTTGAGTTTTTGTCAGTATCTCACACATCGGTGGATGATGTTGCCATTTCATATATGAGCATGATGCCATCTGTGAAGGTTATCGACTTGAGCAGTACGAACATTAAAG GTGTCATTCACCAGGTTGGGCCTGAGTCAGATCCAGTCCTCTCTCTGTCAGCACTTCAAAGTCTCCAACATCTGGGACGGTTGAATTTGGTAGATACGCAAGTTACAGAGGCAGCTCTATACCCTTTAGAAAACTTCCAGGAGTTACGCGAGTTATCACTTAAAAGTGTTTCTCTTACAGACATCTCCTTTAACTATACGTCATCTATGCCAAAGCTGACAAATCTTCGTATTCATGATGGTGTTCTGACAAATTCTGGGCTCAATTCATATAAACCCCCCTCGACTTTAAGAATGATGGACCTGAGGGGTTGTTGGCTCTTAACTGAAGATGCAATCTTATCCTTTTGTAAAACTCATCCTCATATTGAAGTAAGGCATGAACTTGTTCATATCTATCCGTCCAAGCAGATTGTTTCTAGTAGTGCATCTTCTTCACGATCAACTTTAAAGGCTTCACAAGCGAAGCAGAAGCAGGAAGTACCCGTGTTGCCATGCTTTTTAG ATCAAAGATTGAAGTATAGCAGAGAGGAGCTACTTGCGCTACAGTATTCATCAGTATCCCGTGCTCCTCCTCATGATAGGGACGTTGTATTACCTAACACACAATCAGATTGA
- the LOC117629039 gene encoding RING-H2 finger protein ATL22-like produces MTSVLMVHPSHTCMPSKDSRSSIALTKQKYRIHPFLALEHYMVTGVPSEWINSSKTWSSCSVISEALVPLSEPFEWDYLNGFELEWYVPNCRFCEAVPGKVCGFDNNTRCKLRCSSAINSTNGLSKTAMYGMKICIGITGLFFLVIVIMFRLGACGRVNRPIIELSAIPHPQPSAVIMGLDDSTIDSYPKTQLGESLELPKPNDNTCSICLGNYQPRETLRTIPECNHYFHANCIDEWLRRNATWPIC; encoded by the exons ATGACTTCAGTTTTGATGGTTCACCCTTCTCATACGTGCATGCCCTCGAAAGATTCACGTTCCTCAATTGCGCTTACCAAGCAGAAGTATCGTATCCACCCATTTCTTGCCTTAGAGCACTACATGGTCACTGGTGTGCCATCGGAGTGGATTAATTCATCAAAGACGTGGTCTTCGTGCTCTGTGATTTCCGAAGCTTTGGTTCCACTCTCAGAACCATTTGAATGGGACTATCTTAATGGTTTTGAGTTGGAATGGTATGTGCCCAATTGCCGTTTTTGTGAAGCCGTACCTGGTAAAGTTTGTGGATTCGACAACAATACAAGGTGCAAGCTTAGGTGCTCTAGTGCTATTAATtcaaccaacg GTCTCTCAAAAACTGCGATGTACGGTATGAAGATATGCATAGGAATTACAGGACTATTTTTTCTCGTCATTGTGATCATGTTTAGGCTGGGGGCTTGCGGTCGGGTCAATCGACCCATAATAGAATTATCAGCCATACCTCATCCACAACCTTCTGCAGTCATAATGGGGCTTGATGATTCGACCATTGATTCATATCCTAAGACTCAACTTGGAGAAAGCTTGGAATTGCCCAAGCCTAATGACAACACTTGCTCAATATGTTTGGGAAACTACCAGCCCCGGGAAACATTGAGAACCATACCAGAATGCAACCATTATTTTCATGCTAATTGTATAGATGAGTGGCTTAGAAGAAATGCGACGTGGCCGATTTGTTGA
- the LOC117629038 gene encoding RING-H2 finger protein ATL22-like, whose protein sequence is MPTLQILIIFLLCFFFIPDHIGTVSAGACAESSCSSSYISSIPIKFPFQLKTLEPSRCGYEGFDVSCNKSNHSQTLLTLPSSGDFIVQGIYYLRQRLVIADPANCLPRRFLEHDFSLIGSPFSFIHGLENYTFLNCSYQVETSHESISCLSNKLYKVIGVPSKSINFSAPSLCSVISTALVPLSGSFESDGRDMLNYYFELAWDVPDCRFCEQSGNVCGFKDGKSSELKCSSIYSSKKGLSGIAKYAFMAFTGIMAIIFILTLVLRLRDSDRAHQPMTELSTVTDRQPLVIRIGLDDATIESYPKTQLGESWELPKPNDNTCPICLSTYKPKETLRTISECNHYFHASCADEWLRHSLSEILKL, encoded by the exons ATGCCTACCTTACAAATCTTGATCATCTTCCTcttatgcttcttcttcattccTGACCACATTGGCACAGTAAGCGCCGGCGCCTGTGCCGAATCATCATGCTCTTCTAGTTATATCTCATCGATTCCGATTAAATTCCCTTTCCAGCTAAAGACCCTAGAGCCCTCACGTTGTGGGTATGAAGGGTTTGATGTCTCATGCAACAAAAGCAACCACAGTCAAACCCTTCTCACTCTCCCATCTTCCGGGGACTTCATCGTCCAAGGAATCTACTACTTGCGTCAAAGACTAGTGATTGCTGACCCCGCTAACTGCTTGCCTAGGCGGTTCCTAGAACATGACTTCAGTTTAATAGGTTCACCCTTCTCATTCATCCATGGCCTCGAAAACTATACGTTCCTCAACTGCTCCTACCAAGTAGAAACATCGCATGAATCTATTTCTTGCCTTAGCAATAAGCTCTACAAGGTCATTGGTGTGCCGTCGAAATCGATTAATTTTTCTGCTCCTTCTCTTTGTTCTGTGATTTCCACAGCTTTGGTTCCACTCTCAGGTTCATTTGAGTCCGATGGCCGGGACATGCTTAACTATTATTTTGAGTTAGCATGGGATGTGCCTGATTGTCGATTTTGTGAACAATCGGGTAACGTTTGTGGGTTCAAGGATGGTAAAAGCTCGGAGCTCAAGTGCTCAAGTATTTATTCTTCAAAAAAAG GTCTCTCAGGAATTGCAAAGTACGCTTTCATGGCATTCACTGGGATCATGGCAATAATTTTCATCCTTACTCTTGTACTTCGACTGAGGGATTCTGACCGGGCACACCAACCCATGACAGAGCTATCCACCGTAACAGATCGACAGCCTCTGGTAATCAGGATAGGCCTTGACGATGCAACCATCGAGTCATATCCCAAGACTCAACTTGGTGAGAGTTGGGAATTGCCCAAGCCTAATGACAATACTTGCCCAATATGTTTGAGCACGTACAAGCCGAAAGAAACATTGAGAACCATATCAGAGTGCAACCATTATTTTCATGCTAGTTGTGCAGATGAGTGGCTTAGG CATTCTttgtctgaaattttgaagctgtaa
- the LOC117627628 gene encoding long chain acyl-CoA synthetase 4-like → MAATKYKYLIEVEKAKEAKDGKPSQGPVYRSLFAKDGFPPPIPGLDSCWDVFRLSVEKNPGNPMLGRREIVNGKAGKYVWLTYKEVYAMVVKIGNSIRSCGVGEGDKCGIYGVNCPEWIMSMEACNAHGLYCVPLYDTLGAGAVEFIICHAEVSIAFTEEKKIPELLKTLPNTAKHLKTLVSFGKVTPEQKETLEKYGVALYSWNEFLQLGDNKDFDLPVKKKSDICTIMYTSGTTGDPKGVLISNDSIITLLAGVKRLLESVNEQLNEKDVYLSFLPLAHIFDRVIEELFIWTGASIGFWRGDVKLLTEDIGELKPTIFCAVPRVLDRIYAGLTQRIATGGFVKKTMFNFAYSYKYHNMQKGHAHGDASPIADKIVFSKVKQGLGGRVRLILSGAAPLSTHVEAFLRVVACAHVLQGYGLTETCAGTFVSLPNELSMLGTVGPPVPNVDVCLESVPEMGYDALSDTPRGEICVKGNTLFSGYYKREDLTKEVMIDGWFHTGDVGEWQPDGSLKIIDRKKNIFKLSQGEYVAVENLENIYGLVSDIDAIWVYGNSFESFLIAVVNPNKQAIESWAEQNGVSGDFNSLCEHTRVKEYILGELNKIAKEKKLKGFEVIKSVHLDPEPFDMERDLITPTYKKKRPQLLKYYKEIIDNMYKSAK, encoded by the exons ATGGCGGCAACGAAGTATAAGTATCTTATTGAAGTGGAGAAGGCGAAGGAGGCCAAGGACGGGAAGCCATCGCAGGGACCTGTGTATCGAAGCCTGTTCGCCAAAGATGGCTTTCCGCCTCCCATTCCTGGATTGGACAGTTGCTGGGATGTTTTCCg TTTGTCAGTGGAGAAAAATCCTGGAAACCCAATGCTTGGTCGTCGGGAGATTGTGAACGGGAAG GCCGGTAAATATGTGTGGCTAACTTATAAAGAAGTATATGCCATGGTagtaaaaattggaaattccATTCGCAGTTGTGGTGTGGGGGAA GGAGACAAATGTGGTATATATGGTGTCAACTGCCCAGAATGGATTATGAGCATGGAG GCTTGCAATGCTCATGGACTCTATTGTGTGCCTTTATATGACACTCTAG GTGCTGGTGCTGTGGAATTTATCATTTGCCATGCTGAAGTTTCAATTGCTTTtacagaagaaaagaagatacCTGAG cTGTTGAAAACACTTCCTAACACGGCAAAGCATCTGAAGA CACTTGTGAGCTTTGGCAAGGTTACACCTGAACAAAAGGAAACACTTGAGAAGTATGGAGTAGCATTATATTCTTGGAATGAGTTTCTGCAACTG GGAGATAATAAAGATTTTGATCTTccagtaaaaaagaaaagtgataTCTGCACTATAATGTATACTAGTGGAACAACTGGTGACCCTAAGGGAGTATTGATATCCAATGATAGCATCATTACACTTCTGGCAGGGGTGAAGCGCTTGCTCGAGAGTGTAAATGAACAG tTGAACGAGAAGGATGTGTATCTTTCGTTTCTTCCTCTTGCACATATCTTCGATCGCGTGATTGAGGAGTTATTTATCTGGACTGGCGCCTCAATAGGGTTCTGGCGTGGG GATGTCAAATTATTGACTGAAGACATTGGGGAGCTGAAACCGACCATCTTCTGTGCTGTTCCTCGTGTATTAGACAGGATCTACGCAG GCTTGACACAGAGGATTGCGACagggggttttgtgaaaaagacAATGTTCAATTTTGCATATTCATA CAAGTATCATAACATGCAAAAGGGGCATGCACATGGGGATGCTTCTCCAATTGCTGACAAAATTGTGTTTAGtaag GTAAAGCAAGGGTTGGGCGGTAGGGTGCGGCTTATTTTGTCTGGAGCTGCTCCTCTTTCTACTCATGTAGAAGCTTTCTTACGAGTGGTGGCATGCGCTCATGTTCTACAAGGATATG GTCTGACAGAAACTTGTGCTGGTACGTTTGTGTCACTGCCAAATGAATTGTCAATGCTTGGCACAGTGGGTCCTCCAGTTCCAAATGTGGATGTATGCCTAGAATCTGTCCCTGAAATGGGGTACGATGCCCTTTCAGATACACCGCGTGGAGAAATATGTGTAAAGGGAAACACTTTGTTTTCAGGATATTACAAACGTGAGGACCTCACCAAAGAGGTCATGATCGATGGGTGGTTCCATACAG GTGATGTTGGTGAGTGGCAACCAGATGGAAGCTTGAAAATCATTGACCGCAAGAAGAATATTTTCAAGCTTTCACAAGGAGAGTATGTTGCAGTTGAAAACTTGGAGAATATTTATGGACTTGTTTCTGATATCGATGCG ATATGGGTTTATGGGAACAGCTTTGAGTCCTTCCTGATCGCAGTAGTTAATCCTAACAAGCAAGCAATTGAAAGTTGGGCTGAACAAAACGGTGTATCTGGTGATTTCAATTCTCTCTGCGAACATACAAGGGTGAAAGAATACATACTTGGAGAGCTCAATAAGATTGCTAAAGAGAAAAAG TTGAAAGGCTTTGAGGTTATAAAATCTGTTCATCTCGACCCAGAACCATTTGACATGGAGCGTGACCTTATCACTCCAAcatacaagaagaagagaccCCAGTTGCTTAAATACTATAAG GAAATCATTGATAACATGTACAAGAGTGCAAAATAA
- the LOC117629329 gene encoding mitochondrial inner membrane protein OXA1, translating to MAYWRSLSTRASFTARRRQNHPSITHILHDDDRKHDVVSEQASSPNLNHFLSQNRFFGNNLSRISGFGGFAPDRRISNALLSSGSGFACSRYMSTAIGGGSDKVELLSDVSGVVSDATMEAVASQVSAMSEIAIATADSWLPVKALQYLIGSVHTYTGLNWWAAIAITTLLIRTATVPILINQLKAMSKLALMKPQLEEYRQEMQDKGMGREAVAEFQKKTGKLYKEYGVHPLSAMKGIFVQAPVFISFFLAISNMAEKVPSFKSGGAYWFLDLTTPDSMYIFPVLAALTFLLTVECNLQEGMEGNPAAGTMKNVSRGLAVLTVPFTMSFPKAVFCYWVTSNMFSLGYGLVLKYSGLKKALGIPRLPSTPPSQRSQPAFSLLSTLKQVAAVTQDTTSSPVEQSKVQDGRTSSSSVLSQRIKTLEKQVKGRKRNKKR from the exons ATGGCTTACTGGAGAAGCCTCTCCACCAGAGCGAGCTTTACAGCTCGACGACGACAGAACCATCCGTCCATCACTCACATTCTCCACGACGACGACCGCAAGCACGACGTCGTTTCTGAACAGGCTTCTTCGCCGAATTTGAATCATTTTCTCAGCCAAAACCGATTTTTCGGGAACAATTTGAGCAGAATATCGGGTTTTGGCGGTTTTGCTCCAGACAGGAGGATTTCAAATGCTCTGCTTTCGTCCGGTTCTGGGTTCGCGTGCTCTCGATATATGTCGACGGCGATTGGTGGCGGTTCCGATAAGGTAGAGCTGTTGAGTGATGTATCGGGGGTTGTATCGGACGCGACGATGGAAGCCGTGGCTTCTCAGGTCTCGGCAATGAGCGAAATTGCAATTGCCACTGCAGACTCGTGGCTGCCGGTTAAGGCCTTGCAGTACTTGATTGGTTCTGTGCATACTTATACTGGCTTGAACTG GTGGGCTGCCATAGCAATAACAACTCTTTTGATTCGAACAGCCACGGTTCCAATTCTAATTAATCAACTTAAAGCAATGTCAAAGCTCGCT CTCATGAAACCTCAACTGGAGGAATACAGGCAAGAGATGCAAGACAAG GGTATGGGTCGTGAGGCTGTGGCtgaatttcaaaagaaaacgGGGAAGCTATATAAGGA ATATGGCGTCCATCCATTATCTGCAATGAAGGGAATTTTTGTTCAAGCTCCTGTCTTCATCAGTTTTTTCCTTGCC ATAAGTAACATGGCAGAGAAAGTGCCATCCTTTAAAAGTGGTGGCGCCTACTGGTTTCTTGATCTGACAACTCCAGATAGCATGTACATTTTTCCAGTTTTGGCAGCATTGACATTCTTACTAACTGTGGAG TGCAATCTGCAAGAAGGTATGGAGGGAAATCCTGCTGCTGGCACCATGAAAAATGTTTCAAGAGGCCTTGCTGTTCTTACAGTTCCATTTACCATGAGCTTTCCAAAG GCCGTATTTTGTTACTGGGTTACATCCAACATGTTTTCGCTTGGGTATGGACTGG tgcttaaATATTCTGGGCTGAAGAAGGCCTTGGGTATTCCTCGGCTGCCTAGTACTCCTCCATCACAACGATCACAACCCGCATTTTCACTGTTATCCACACTGAAACAAGTCGCTGCAGTGACTCAGGATACAACCTCATCACCTGTTGAACAATCAAAGGTTCAAGACGGAAGAACGTCATCGTCATCAGTTCTCAGTCAAAGGATTAAAACTTTAGAGAAACAAGTGaagggaagaaagagaaacaagAAGAGGTAG
- the LOC117629040 gene encoding non-specific lipid-transfer protein A-like, producing the protein MMHPITKIIAVVIISMVSGAATGADPQSPYCNIILDHLNPCLPYILQGEVKPAKVCCDGVLGLTQYTNAKGGQQNICDCVKAAAILMGAPVDNFSKISSLPKSCGLSVTLPPISSGTDCSQVK; encoded by the exons ATGATGCATCCAATCACAAAGATCATAGCCGTTGTGATCATCTCAATGGTTTCTGGGGCCGCCACGGGTGCTGATCCTCAATCTCCCTACTGCAACATCATCCTCGACCACTTGAACCCTTGCCTTCCCTATATACTTCAAGGTGAGGTGAAGCCAGCCAAGGTTTGCTGTGATGGTGTCCTGGGCCTCACACAGTATACAAATGCCAAGGGAGGCCAACAAAATATATGTGACTGTGTCAAGGCTGCAGCAATTTTGATGGGGGCACCTGTTGATAATTTCTCTAAGATTTCTTCTCTTCCCAAAAGTTGTGGCCTATCGGTCACACTTCCACCCATCTCTAGTGGCACCGATTGTTCCCA GGTTAAGTGA
- the LOC117629253 gene encoding non-specific lipid-transfer protein 3-like: MIHQAILLLFLLASASASAMGPKPSCPDITYQLGPCVSYLLQIEVAPPPACCDGVKYLSQYSSDKEDREAICSCIKGAASMMGLTDFPLISALPNTCGVSVKLPPISSDIDCSQV; this comes from the exons ATGATTCATCAAGCCATTCTTCTACTGTTCTTGCTggcttctgcttctgcttcagCCATGGGGCCCAAACCCTCGTGCCCCGACATCACGTACCAGTTGGGCCCCTGCGTTTCTTACCTGCTGCAAATTGAGGTGGCGCCGCCTCCGGCTTGCTGTGATGGTGTCAAGTACCTCAGCCAGTATTCAAGTGACAAGGAAGATAGAGAGGCTATATGTTCGTGTATCAAGGGCGCAGCTAGTATGATGGGGCTTACTGATTTTCCTCTCATTTCTGCTCTGCCTAATACCTGCGGCGTTTCTGTAAAACTTCCACCTATCTCTAGCGACATTGATTGTTCCCA GGTCTGA
- the LOC117628347 gene encoding putative RING-H2 finger protein ATL21A, with product MAPLAIFTVSLCCCCCFFFFFFPHKVASATNCVESTCTPAGARVRFPFWLRNLQPSSCGYQGFDLSCNNQTILTLPSSGDFFVKTISYRDQIVWLSDPDNCLPKRFLDDDVSLQGTPFLFAQDLETYTFLNCSASQATESSAIPCLSSDSYDVIIVASGWSTSLSTANHASSSSLCSVISTALVPPSLVEGYLSSSLQLAWSVPDCSSCEANGIICDLDNATSSQTICSRSKSGPSGPSGLSSAAKNGIMIGVGIPALFCVIGLSFYFHNRMRAPDQLRQPVSADVPNRQPPGLAISGLDGPTIESYPTTELGETWELPYPNDNTCPICLAEYQAKETLRAMPECNHYFHASCIDEWLKMNATCPLCRNPPEASKIISPVIET from the exons ATGGCTCCCTTAGCAATCTTCACCGTCTCCttatgctgctgctgctgcttcttcttcttcttcttcccacaTAAAGTAGCAAGCGCTACCAACTGTGTTGAATCAACATGCACACCGGCCGGCGCACGGGTTCGATTTCCTTTCTGGCTAAGAAACCTTCAACCCTCAAGTTGTGGATATCAAGGGTTTGATCTCTCATGCAACAACCAAACCATTCTCACTCTCCCATCTTCCGGGGACTTCTTCGTCAAGACCATTAGCTACAGGGACCAAATCGTATGGCTCAGCGACCCCGATAACTGCCTCCCTAAGCGGTTCCTTGACGATGACGTCAGTCTTCAAGGTACACCCTTCTTATTCGCTCAGGACCTTGAGACATACACTTTCCTCAACTGCTCAGCATCCCAAGCAACAGAGTCTTCAGCCATCCCTTGCCTCAGTAGTGACTCTTACGACGTCATTATCGTGGCATCGGGTTGGTCAACGTCGTTGTCAACGGCTAATCATGCATCGTCATCATCTCTCTGCTCTGTGATTTCGACAGCTCTGGTTCCACCAAGTTTGGTTGAGGGATATCTTAGCTCTAGTCTCCAGTTGGCTTGGAGTGTGCCTGATTGTAGTTCTTGTGAAGCAAACGGTATAATTTGTGACTTGGACAATGCTACAAGTTCACAAACTATATGTTCTCGTTCAAAATCAG GTCCGTCAGGTCCGTCAGGTCTTTCAAGCGCTGCAAAGAACGGCATAATGATAGGTGTGGGAATTCCAGCGCTATTTTGCGTCATTGggctttctttttattttcacaacaGAATGAGGGCTCCTGATCAGCTCCGTCAACCCGTATCTGCCGATGTACCCAATCGGCAACCTCCGGGGCTCGCAATATCGGGTCTTGATGGTCCGACCATCGAGTCATATCCCACAACTGAGCTTGGTGAAACTTGGGAACTGCCATATCCCAATGACAACACTTGCCCAATATGTTTGGCTGAGTACCAGGCCAAGGAAACATTGAGGGCTATGCCAGAATGTAACCATTATTTTCATGCTAGTTGTATAGACGAATGGCTCAAAATGAATGCGACGTGCCCGCTTTGTCGAAATCCACCAGAGGCCAGCAAAATAATAAGTCCTGTGATTGAGACATGA
- the LOC117629037 gene encoding RING-H2 finger protein ATL22-like: MQQPKANHSHSPVFRGLHRPKHQLQGPKDSPFDFATGTENYTFLNCSYKDVEWASPITCLSNDHYKVLLEPTSSESWAPCSVISTALVPYYSFDWYNLNVVGVELEWEVPDCRSWEARNLRCGLETPTSSQAQGFDHSSKVFSSGLSRAAKYAILLSVEIPGLLGIIGIVFYVSDKIRAHALLQQQQPTTDLSINITDGQPPVAVRGLDDATIESYHKIELSETWKLLEPNDHTCPIC, from the exons ATGCAACAACCAAAAGCAAACCATTCTCACTCTCCCGTCTTCCGGGGACTTCATCGTCCAAAACATCAACTACAAGGACCAAAAG ATTCACCCTTTGATTTTGCGACCGGCACTGAGAACTACACGTTCCTCAATTGCTCGTACAAAGATGTAGAATGGGCTTCACCCATCACATGCCTCAGCAATGACCACTACAAGGTACTTCTTGAGCCAACTTCGTCCGAGTCATGGGCTCCTTGCTCTGTCATTTCCACGGCTTTGGTTCCTTACTATTCATTTGACTGGTACAACCTTAATGTGGTTGGTGTTGAGCTGGAATGGGAGGTGCCTGATTGTCGTTCTTGGGAAGCAAGGAATCTTCGTTGCGGGTTGGAAACTCCTACAAGTTCGCAAGCTCAAGGCTTTGATCATTCTTCAAAAGTTT tCTCTTCAGGTCTCTCAAGGGCTGCAAAGTATGCCATACTATTAAGCGTGGAAATTCCAGGGCTGTTGGGCATCATTGGGATCGTATTTTATGTTAGTGACAAGATCAGGGCTCATGCACTTCTCCAGCAACAGCAACCCACCACAGATTTATCAATTAACATAACAGATGGACAACCTCCCGTAGCCGTAAGGGGCCTGGATGATGCGACCATCGAGTCGTATCACAAGATTGAGCTCAGTGAAACTTGGAAGTTGCTCGAGCCCAATGACCACACGTGTCCAATTTGCTAG